A single region of the Thermococcus paralvinellae genome encodes:
- the fdhD gene encoding formate dehydrogenase accessory sulfurtransferase FdhD, which translates to MIKKINIFKWDNGLKTIEDYVCIEERFEVYLVYNEFEEFLAELPASPSQLRELGVGFVICEGYEKAERIVDSWIEGKKIYVKVKDTDIGRFGSELTIRHTPCGDPYKARESKVIEGKTGEMRVHPELILRISSSMTQLAETWKKTGGTHWAALFDKDGKIVAFSEDIGRHNAVDKVVGYAVLNGLNLSELILASSGRMPYGMVKKVVNAGMPIVITKSPPTDKGVELARKYNITLIGFARGKRFNIYSGEHRISFENRT; encoded by the coding sequence ATGATAAAAAAGATAAATATCTTCAAGTGGGATAACGGTTTGAAAACTATTGAGGATTATGTCTGCATTGAAGAGAGATTTGAGGTTTATCTCGTTTATAATGAATTTGAAGAGTTTCTTGCTGAGCTTCCAGCTTCACCAAGTCAACTTAGAGAACTTGGAGTTGGTTTCGTTATTTGTGAGGGATATGAGAAAGCCGAGAGGATTGTTGACAGCTGGATTGAGGGAAAGAAAATTTACGTAAAGGTTAAAGATACAGATATCGGTCGCTTCGGAAGTGAGCTGACTATAAGGCACACCCCCTGTGGGGATCCGTATAAAGCTAGGGAGAGTAAAGTCATCGAGGGAAAAACGGGAGAAATGAGAGTCCATCCTGAGCTTATCTTGAGAATATCCTCCTCTATGACTCAGCTTGCAGAAACGTGGAAAAAAACTGGGGGAACTCACTGGGCAGCCCTTTTTGATAAAGACGGCAAGATAGTTGCGTTTAGTGAGGATATAGGCAGACATAATGCCGTTGATAAAGTAGTTGGTTATGCAGTTCTCAATGGACTAAACTTGAGTGAGTTAATTTTAGCCTCAAGTGGTAGAATGCCCTACGGCATGGTGAAAAAAGTTGTCAATGCAGGCATGCCTATTGTGATAACCAAGTCCCCACCAACTGACAAAGGTGTCGAGCTTGCAAGGAAATACAACATAACATTGATTGGATTTGCTCGAGGAAAAAGGTTTAATATATATAGCGGTGAACATAGAATATCATTTGAAAACAGAACTTAA
- a CDS encoding nickel-dependent hydrogenase large subunit, with product MNEFKSTPNYIPLESITRIMGEAKLVFQQEDGIVQDAFFISTAPLRGFEKLVIGKDSLFTIKAVMRICGVCHVAHANAAAEAIESAVGISPPRNALLVRELLGLVNRIQTHILLLLMVSADMIVKEKRNELILCLIRLYDKVSDYLLKLGGGATHPPYLTIGGISRVPKWSVWNHLKAKLPRIKKEWEDIRYSLLDEDNLTEIADELRAKMVRNEFLASDLFFGDKYKISFKEIQTVPYWEYREEPRKLVNEATVMVAFYKGKPVEVGPRARLTLLTPFKGISLFGLYAARILEIELAFERMKELFNNINIKEPFRRQNIIFGPGRGIGAYEAPRGTLLHYVELDEEGKISGLKIVTPTMFNIPVIENAVKGLTVEAAEAAVRLFDPCIPCATHVEHIQKN from the coding sequence ATGAATGAATTTAAGAGTACACCAAACTACATACCCCTTGAAAGTATTACAAGAATAATGGGTGAAGCTAAGCTGGTTTTCCAACAGGAGGATGGCATAGTTCAAGATGCTTTTTTTATATCAACTGCTCCGTTAAGGGGTTTTGAAAAACTAGTCATTGGAAAAGACTCACTTTTTACAATTAAAGCTGTTATGAGGATTTGTGGTGTTTGTCACGTTGCTCATGCAAATGCTGCTGCTGAGGCTATAGAGAGTGCAGTTGGCATTTCTCCCCCAAGAAACGCTTTATTGGTAAGAGAGTTGCTGGGTTTGGTGAACAGGATTCAGACGCATATTCTTCTCCTCCTTATGGTTAGTGCAGATATGATTGTTAAGGAAAAGAGAAATGAGTTAATTCTCTGCCTAATTAGGTTGTATGATAAAGTCAGTGACTATCTACTTAAATTGGGAGGAGGAGCAACTCATCCACCTTATTTAACGATAGGTGGCATTTCGAGGGTGCCAAAATGGAGTGTCTGGAATCATTTAAAAGCAAAACTCCCAAGAATTAAAAAAGAGTGGGAAGATATTAGGTATTCTCTCTTGGATGAAGATAATCTCACAGAAATTGCAGATGAGCTAAGAGCAAAAATGGTTAGAAATGAGTTTCTAGCGTCGGACTTATTTTTTGGAGATAAGTATAAAATTTCTTTTAAAGAAATTCAAACTGTTCCTTATTGGGAATATAGAGAAGAACCAAGGAAGCTTGTGAATGAAGCCACAGTTATGGTTGCATTCTACAAAGGAAAACCAGTTGAAGTCGGCCCTAGGGCAAGGCTCACACTTCTCACCCCCTTTAAGGGAATATCTCTATTTGGGCTCTATGCTGCGAGAATACTAGAAATAGAGCTAGCCTTTGAAAGGATGAAAGAACTTTTCAATAATATTAACATAAAGGAACCCTTTAGAAGGCAAAACATTATCTTTGGACCTGGTAGAGGTATTGGAGCTTATGAAGCTCCGAGAGGGACTTTATTACACTATGTAGAACTTGATGAGGAAGGAAAGATTAGTGGGCTAAAAATAGTCACTCCTACAATGTTTAATATCCCAGTGATTGAAAATGCTGTTAAGGGATTGACGGTTGAAGCTGCTGAAGCTGCTGTTAGACTGTTTGACCCATGCATACCATGTGCCACTCATGTGGAGCATATACAGAAAAATTGA
- a CDS encoding Coenzyme F420 hydrogenase/dehydrogenase, beta subunit C-terminal domain, giving the protein MIGLPSENLLGTVFGVYLARAKDEEIRKRKVASGGAVTALLTYALEKGIVDGVVTAKRTKGFEGQAIVAHNKEELLETAGNKWSIVPFAARMKAKIEEEDLKRVALVCLPCQAQFFAQMRDFPLLETDFGERIKYIVSLFCMGTFAFEAFLNYLRMKYGIKAEQIKDIHLKKDFLEIVYNDTKLDLPIEEVYSYLQAGCLVCTDYTGTWSDISAGFVESEPGWTLLIARNPKAEELIKNAEKEGYLELREGSHLIGEVLKKAREKLARAQQNMMYLL; this is encoded by the coding sequence ATGATTGGTTTACCATCAGAAAACCTTTTAGGGACTGTCTTTGGAGTTTATTTAGCAAGGGCCAAGGACGAAGAGATAAGGAAGAGAAAAGTTGCAAGTGGTGGAGCAGTTACGGCTTTACTAACTTATGCCCTTGAAAAGGGCATAGTTGATGGCGTTGTTACAGCAAAGAGAACAAAAGGATTTGAAGGGCAGGCAATTGTTGCTCATAATAAAGAGGAGTTATTAGAAACGGCAGGAAACAAATGGAGCATAGTCCCGTTTGCAGCGAGAATGAAAGCAAAGATTGAGGAAGAAGATTTGAAAAGAGTTGCTTTAGTATGTTTGCCATGTCAGGCACAGTTTTTTGCCCAAATGAGGGATTTTCCTCTATTAGAGACTGATTTCGGTGAAAGAATAAAGTACATAGTAAGTCTGTTCTGTATGGGAACATTTGCTTTTGAGGCTTTTCTAAACTACCTCAGAATGAAATACGGGATAAAAGCAGAGCAAATAAAAGATATTCATCTTAAAAAAGATTTCCTTGAAATAGTATACAATGACACAAAGCTTGATTTACCAATTGAGGAGGTTTATTCCTATCTCCAAGCTGGCTGTTTGGTGTGTACAGATTACACTGGAACATGGAGCGACATCTCAGCGGGTTTTGTAGAGAGTGAACCTGGATGGACACTCCTTATAGCGAGGAATCCTAAGGCTGAGGAACTCATTAAAAATGCAGAGAAAGAGGGATATTTAGAACTAAGAGAAGGTTCTCATTTAATTGGAGAAGTTTTGAAAAAGGCAAGGGAAAAACTTGCAAGAGCTCAACAAAACATGATGTATTTGCTTTAG
- a CDS encoding NADH-quinone oxidoreductase subunit B family protein yields MEKLKVLHVDIGGCEGCNVSILRALPNIQEFVDLDMKYLAKKTCAGDKYDIVIITGGVCMNEPHIIEKVKSLREKASTLVAFGSCATFGGILRFCRGGQEPRPDHRNFQPINSVVKVDYSIPGCPPTPQMVQSFFKFFIAGDERRLRLFKVCADIKKLSGFDLIDDIVLTGLCIGCGACELSCPTQAIKMIDKRPNLIAEKCIRCGTCYVRCPRASQLLCMGGRI; encoded by the coding sequence ATGGAGAAATTGAAGGTCCTTCATGTTGATATTGGAGGGTGTGAAGGCTGTAATGTTAGCATTTTAAGAGCACTTCCAAATATTCAAGAGTTCGTTGATTTGGACATGAAATACTTAGCAAAGAAAACCTGTGCCGGAGACAAATATGACATTGTCATAATAACTGGTGGAGTTTGCATGAATGAACCTCATATAATTGAAAAGGTAAAAAGTCTTAGAGAGAAGGCAAGCACTCTCGTTGCTTTTGGTTCATGCGCAACATTTGGAGGAATTTTAAGGTTCTGTAGGGGTGGGCAAGAACCTAGGCCAGACCACAGAAACTTCCAGCCTATAAATAGTGTTGTCAAGGTTGATTATTCAATTCCTGGTTGTCCCCCAACCCCTCAAATGGTCCAATCATTCTTCAAGTTCTTTATAGCGGGTGATGAAAGGAGACTCAGATTGTTCAAAGTTTGTGCGGATATCAAGAAGCTCAGCGGTTTCGACTTGATTGATGACATCGTTTTAACAGGTCTCTGCATTGGCTGTGGTGCATGTGAGCTATCATGTCCAACACAAGCAATTAAAATGATAGATAAGAGGCCTAACCTTATAGCTGAAAAATGTATTCGCTGTGGAACGTGCTATGTGAGATGTCCTCGTGCATCTCAACTGCTTTGTATGGGGGGTAGGATATGA
- a CDS encoding nickel-dependent hydrogenase large subunit: MTTRRKFGEGGILMSEYLQIDELCRIAGEAKLVLYHENGEVKQANFIATAPVRGFEKLVIGKNPLFAVEAVMRICGLCHASHGNATAEAIENALGILPPRNGLLIREALGLINRIQSHILQLAMMAGDFIIEEKRMEVIFKLMTFHGKISDYLLKLGGAATHPPYLTVGGLLRVPKWSVFNNLKARLPELKSLWAEIMAYLVDEGYLTEIAMELKEKKFAPEYLASHMFYGDEYNVSPDAVKTVPYWDYKGEKEDVAKEATTQVAFYKGKAVEVGPRARMAIYRSFRDNSLFGIHLARIEEITIALERLEEILDQINMNEPFRTQNIIFGPGRGVGVYEAPRGTLFHYVELGEEGRIQDFKIVVPTMFNIPIMEKAAEGLSIQAAEAVMRLYDPCIPCTTHVVELR, encoded by the coding sequence GTGACAACAAGAAGAAAGTTTGGAGAGGGAGGGATATTAATGAGCGAGTATCTTCAGATAGATGAGCTTTGCAGAATTGCTGGTGAGGCTAAGTTAGTACTTTATCACGAAAATGGGGAAGTTAAACAAGCTAATTTCATTGCTACTGCTCCAGTGAGAGGATTTGAAAAATTAGTCATAGGAAAAAATCCTCTCTTTGCTGTTGAAGCAGTCATGAGAATATGTGGACTTTGCCATGCATCACATGGAAACGCAACTGCAGAGGCAATAGAGAATGCTTTAGGAATTTTGCCCCCTAGAAATGGTTTACTAATTAGAGAAGCACTTGGCTTGATAAACAGAATTCAGAGCCACATTCTTCAATTGGCAATGATGGCGGGAGACTTCATAATTGAAGAGAAGAGAATGGAAGTCATCTTTAAGCTGATGACCTTTCATGGAAAGATAAGTGATTATTTGCTCAAGCTGGGTGGTGCTGCAACACATCCACCCTATTTGACGGTTGGTGGTCTTTTAAGAGTTCCAAAGTGGAGTGTATTCAATAATCTTAAGGCAAGACTCCCAGAGCTTAAGTCACTCTGGGCCGAGATAATGGCTTATTTAGTGGATGAAGGGTACTTAACTGAGATTGCTATGGAGCTTAAAGAAAAGAAGTTCGCTCCCGAATATCTAGCTTCGCACATGTTCTATGGTGATGAATATAATGTTTCTCCAGATGCCGTGAAGACAGTTCCTTACTGGGACTACAAAGGTGAGAAAGAAGATGTAGCAAAAGAGGCTACAACACAGGTCGCATTTTATAAAGGAAAAGCGGTTGAAGTTGGTCCCAGAGCAAGAATGGCCATTTATAGATCTTTCAGAGACAACTCTCTCTTTGGTATTCACTTGGCTAGGATTGAAGAAATAACAATAGCACTTGAAAGGCTGGAAGAAATTCTTGACCAAATCAATATGAATGAACCCTTCAGAACTCAGAACATAATCTTTGGACCTGGGAGAGGAGTTGGGGTTTATGAAGCCCCAAGGGGTACGTTGTTCCACTATGTAGAGCTTGGAGAAGAGGGCAGAATTCAAGACTTTAAGATAGTGGTTCCGACGATGTTTAACATCCCAATTATGGAAAAAGCAGCGGAGGGACTTAGTATTCAAGCTGCAGAGGCTGTTATGCGCTTATATGATCCTTGTATACCATGTACAACCCACGTTGTTGAGTTGAGGTGA
- a CDS encoding TRAM domain-containing protein codes for MYGDRFGGNRDRFSGVAPVKVGERYTVKIESIGKGGDGIARIKGFVVFVPNTKVGQEVEIVINSVKRKFAFGEVI; via the coding sequence ATGTATGGAGATAGATTTGGCGGAAATAGAGACAGATTTAGTGGAGTAGCCCCAGTTAAAGTTGGAGAAAGATACACTGTTAAAATCGAAAGTATAGGAAAAGGCGGAGACGGAATAGCTAGGATTAAGGGCTTTGTTGTGTTTGTTCCAAACACAAAAGTAGGTCAAGAAGTTGAGATCGTAATTAACTCTGTCAAGCGAAAATTCGCTTTTGGAGAGGTTATTTAA
- a CDS encoding ATPase domain-containing protein, producing MKRVKTGLKILDDALHGGIPEGSTVLILGESGTGKTVLSAQFLYNGVVKYGEPGVYVIFREPAQMFKRYMRSFGWDFDKLEKAGRLLVVDGVSVGMGLPLGTSLLIIEEKEFSLETFFRYLYRAVSFVNAKRLVIDSLPLLMFRLTESNMRDALLNLIVFLKKLNITTFVISSPSFRKLSDIGAEFLFSGIIELRIREVKSVGGVTEYRREALIRKMRGTKHSLLYIPFEIDSNGVVMFESSLIK from the coding sequence ATGAAACGAGTAAAGACGGGCTTAAAAATTCTTGATGATGCACTTCATGGTGGTATCCCCGAAGGCTCTACAGTTTTAATACTTGGCGAGAGTGGTACAGGTAAGACTGTGCTTTCGGCACAATTCTTGTACAATGGTGTTGTTAAATATGGCGAGCCTGGAGTTTATGTTATCTTTAGAGAACCTGCTCAGATGTTTAAAAGGTATATGCGCTCTTTTGGATGGGATTTTGACAAACTTGAGAAAGCTGGGAGGCTTTTAGTTGTTGATGGTGTTTCAGTAGGCATGGGATTACCTTTGGGTACCTCTTTGCTGATAATAGAGGAAAAGGAATTTAGCTTAGAAACCTTCTTTCGGTATCTTTATCGAGCAGTATCTTTTGTTAATGCTAAGAGATTGGTGATAGATTCGTTACCACTTTTAATGTTTAGATTGACAGAGAGCAACATGAGAGATGCTCTGCTTAACTTAATTGTATTTCTTAAGAAACTCAATATAACGACGTTTGTAATTTCATCTCCAAGTTTTAGAAAGCTGTCAGATATAGGTGCCGAATTTTTATTTTCTGGTATTATAGAGTTGAGGATTAGAGAAGTTAAATCCGTGGGAGGTGTCACGGAATATCGTAGAGAAGCTTTAATAAGAAAAATGAGAGGAACAAAACACTCACTCTTATATATTCCCTTTGAAATTGACAGTAATGGTGTAGTGATGTTCGAGAGTAGTCTAATTAAATAA
- a CDS encoding tRNA (N(6)-L-threonylcarbamoyladenosine(37)-C(2))-methylthiotransferase, protein MKIHIETYGCTRNKADAEIMEAILVSAGYEIADLDSAEYIIVNTCAVKDPTEKHMKKRIKELLDSGKKVIVTGCLPHINIEAIDERVSAILGVKSINRIVEAIELAERGVKLIDVEQRKIDKLELPRMWKSKVVFVVPISEGCLNACTYCATRFARGILKSYSPEKIVRWVKEALAKGYKEIQLSSEDTGCYGFDIGTNLAELLDELTSIEGEFRIRVGMMNPNHVIKFLDELIDAYKDEKIYKFLHLPVQSGDNEILRKMGRTYTVGDFEEIVNAFRKEFPELNLNTDIIVGFPGESEEAFQNTVELIKRVKPDKINVSRFSPRPGTLAARMPNQIVGWRVKERSRYLHRLRLAISYEINQKYVGREALVLTHGEGKKGGIEGRTMNYKEIILPEASIGKFVKVKVTKATATYLMGELVTSIL, encoded by the coding sequence ATGAAAATCCACATTGAAACGTATGGATGCACAAGAAATAAAGCAGATGCAGAAATTATGGAAGCCATTTTGGTTAGTGCAGGTTATGAGATAGCCGATTTGGATAGTGCAGAGTATATAATCGTGAACACTTGTGCTGTAAAAGATCCCACAGAAAAGCACATGAAAAAGAGAATTAAAGAACTCCTCGATTCTGGCAAAAAGGTTATTGTCACCGGCTGTTTGCCCCATATTAACATTGAAGCAATAGATGAAAGAGTATCAGCAATCTTAGGAGTTAAGAGCATAAATAGGATTGTTGAAGCTATTGAGCTAGCAGAAAGAGGGGTAAAGCTCATTGACGTGGAGCAGAGAAAGATAGACAAGCTTGAGCTTCCAAGAATGTGGAAGAGCAAAGTAGTTTTTGTTGTGCCAATTAGTGAGGGCTGTTTGAATGCGTGCACCTACTGTGCGACTCGCTTTGCAAGAGGAATTCTGAAGAGCTACTCCCCAGAGAAAATTGTCAGATGGGTTAAAGAGGCATTGGCTAAAGGATATAAGGAGATACAGCTCTCAAGCGAAGATACCGGCTGCTATGGTTTTGATATTGGGACAAACTTAGCTGAGCTTTTAGACGAACTCACGTCCATAGAAGGAGAGTTTAGAATTAGAGTCGGCATGATGAACCCAAATCATGTCATAAAGTTTCTCGATGAGCTCATTGATGCTTACAAAGATGAAAAGATTTACAAATTCTTGCATTTGCCCGTTCAGAGTGGAGATAATGAAATTCTAAGGAAAATGGGCAGGACGTACACAGTTGGAGATTTTGAGGAAATTGTAAATGCCTTCAGGAAAGAGTTCCCAGAGCTGAACTTAAATACAGATATAATTGTCGGGTTCCCTGGAGAAAGCGAAGAGGCTTTCCAGAATACTGTTGAGCTTATAAAGAGAGTCAAGCCAGATAAGATAAACGTTTCAAGATTCTCTCCGAGACCCGGAACTTTAGCGGCAAGAATGCCAAACCAGATAGTTGGCTGGCGTGTTAAAGAGCGCTCCCGCTATCTTCACCGCTTGAGGTTAGCCATAAGCTACGAGATAAATCAGAAATATGTTGGAAGAGAAGCCCTAGTTTTAACACATGGCGAAGGAAAGAAAGGAGGAATCGAAGGTAGAACAATGAACTATAAGGAAATAATTCTGCCAGAGGCCTCAATTGGGAAATTCGTGAAAGTAAAAGTCACAAAGGCAACTGCAACTTATCTGATGGGAGAGCTTGTTACATCCATTCTTTGA
- a CDS encoding DUF2178 domain-containing protein, whose product MNELIVNFLIWALIVVSLTSIWLYLSKKFGDEEKKKALIPAVIVILTMGYIMGWAVSKENLATAFATLIVGALIIQLYYSSLRRKGYVLEDERTLRIEEISARRTLQVFIITLAFIVIYLSVAQQRNPALRDAFILAEVLLAAVMLLHMAFRAYYSRVM is encoded by the coding sequence ATGAACGAGCTGATAGTTAATTTCCTTATCTGGGCACTAATCGTAGTTAGCCTCACATCCATTTGGCTGTATCTTTCGAAAAAATTTGGTGATGAGGAAAAGAAGAAAGCCCTAATTCCAGCTGTGATTGTAATCCTAACAATGGGTTACATCATGGGATGGGCAGTCAGTAAGGAGAACTTAGCTACAGCTTTTGCAACGTTGATAGTTGGTGCTTTGATTATTCAACTCTATTACAGCTCCTTGAGAAGGAAAGGATATGTTCTCGAAGATGAAAGAACTCTGAGAATCGAAGAGATTTCAGCAAGGAGAACCCTTCAAGTGTTCATAATAACCCTAGCTTTTATCGTGATTTATCTCTCGGTAGCCCAGCAGAGAAATCCAGCACTTAGGGATGCATTTATTTTGGCTGAAGTTTTGCTTGCAGCTGTGATGCTTCTCCACATGGCATTTAGAGCTTATTATAGCAGGGTGATGTAA
- a CDS encoding helix-turn-helix transcriptional regulator: MKNKLRELREARGLTQEELAKILGVTRQTIIAIEKGKYDPSLRLAFKIARFFGVKIEDIFIYEGD, from the coding sequence GTGAAAAACAAGCTGAGAGAGCTTAGAGAGGCAAGAGGATTGACTCAGGAAGAGCTGGCAAAAATATTAGGGGTTACAAGGCAGACGATAATAGCAATTGAAAAAGGTAAGTATGATCCCTCATTAAGGTTAGCATTCAAAATAGCCCGGTTCTTTGGGGTTAAGATCGAGGATATCTTCATCTATGAAGGTGATTAA
- a CDS encoding ABC transporter ATP-binding protein has protein sequence MTAIKVENLEKDYGKVKALKGISFEVEEGEIFGLIGPNGAGKSTTLKILATLLIPTGGRAEVYGHDVVSEADEVRKLISYLPEEAGAYKNLTGYEYLEFMAKLYSKTGKSVEEMLKLGIEIAGLGERIHDKVATYSKGMTRKLLLARALMVIPKLAILDEPASGLDIVNAYAIRQTIKRFARDEGVTFLISSHNMLEVEFLCDRVALINKGIIIDIGTPKELKEKYNAENLEEVFMKAVGVKL, from the coding sequence ATGACAGCGATAAAAGTTGAAAACCTTGAAAAAGACTATGGAAAAGTTAAAGCCCTAAAAGGAATAAGCTTTGAAGTTGAAGAGGGAGAGATTTTTGGCTTGATTGGACCTAACGGTGCTGGAAAGTCAACAACCCTCAAGATCTTGGCTACCCTTCTAATACCAACCGGAGGAAGAGCTGAGGTTTATGGGCATGACGTTGTGAGTGAGGCTGATGAAGTCAGAAAGCTCATCAGTTACCTCCCAGAAGAAGCTGGAGCATACAAAAATCTCACTGGATACGAATACCTTGAGTTCATGGCAAAGCTATACTCAAAGACTGGAAAAAGCGTTGAAGAAATGCTGAAGCTTGGCATTGAAATCGCTGGACTAGGGGAGAGAATTCACGACAAAGTTGCAACTTATTCAAAGGGTATGACAAGAAAACTTCTGCTTGCGAGGGCTTTAATGGTCATACCAAAGCTTGCAATTCTTGACGAGCCTGCAAGCGGTCTTGATATAGTGAATGCTTATGCAATTAGGCAGACAATCAAGAGATTTGCAAGAGATGAGGGCGTTACATTCCTAATTTCCAGCCACAACATGCTTGAGGTAGAGTTTCTGTGCGATAGGGTGGCTTTGATAAACAAGGGGATTATCATTGATATCGGAACACCAAAGGAACTGAAAGAGAAGTACAACGCTGAGAACCTCGAAGAAGTCTTTATGAAGGCTGTGGGGGTGAAATTATGA
- a CDS encoding ABC transporter permease, giving the protein MSDFFIIVMKELKDLMRNKQIIVGMIIVPLILFPALGKMISFGISEAKEETKVILVNFDEGKYGDILISALKAAPNVTVTLIDAQTVQEAIQKAQTEGYNVVVIIPKDFSKNIEANEKTYVEVYAVFKGISAGIKESVSEGRINAVLQVLNEELAKLKIKEAVKGNPEAILHPIDAKSYSVIQGRIVNVPPSVVSGIIYSQAFSIPLVLFIMISYVSQMAATTMAAEKENKTLETLLTLPVRRVTIITGKMVGTAIIALIASIAYMIGLKYYISSFSPENMTQIGITLKDLGLEMTPKGALLFGISLFLSIVFALSLAMLISVFAEDIRSAGTMVSMIMMPLLFPIWILMFKDVSTLPPAVKYFLYAIPFSHPVIASRAVLLKQYGIVYAGIAYLLFISGAMLYITAKFFSTEKVLTAKLKWGKRRGAEK; this is encoded by the coding sequence ATGAGTGACTTTTTTATAATAGTCATGAAAGAGCTCAAGGATTTAATGAGGAATAAGCAGATCATAGTTGGGATGATAATCGTCCCGCTCATTCTCTTTCCCGCTTTGGGGAAGATGATAAGCTTTGGAATAAGTGAAGCAAAGGAAGAAACTAAAGTCATCCTCGTTAACTTTGACGAGGGCAAATACGGTGATATTCTCATAAGCGCCCTTAAAGCCGCTCCAAACGTTACTGTTACCCTTATAGATGCCCAGACAGTGCAAGAGGCAATTCAAAAGGCTCAGACAGAAGGATATAATGTCGTCGTAATAATTCCAAAGGATTTCTCCAAAAACATTGAAGCAAACGAAAAGACGTATGTTGAGGTTTACGCTGTGTTTAAAGGAATAAGTGCAGGAATCAAAGAGAGCGTGAGCGAAGGCAGAATTAACGCTGTTCTACAAGTCCTTAATGAGGAGCTGGCAAAGCTGAAGATAAAAGAGGCAGTGAAAGGCAATCCCGAAGCAATTTTGCACCCAATAGATGCAAAAAGCTACTCGGTGATTCAAGGGAGAATTGTAAATGTCCCTCCCTCCGTCGTCTCTGGGATAATCTACTCCCAAGCATTCTCCATTCCACTGGTGCTCTTCATAATGATAAGCTATGTTTCCCAGATGGCTGCAACAACAATGGCGGCTGAAAAAGAGAACAAGACACTTGAAACACTTCTAACACTCCCAGTTAGAAGGGTAACAATAATAACCGGCAAAATGGTAGGAACAGCGATAATAGCCCTCATTGCATCAATTGCTTACATGATTGGTCTGAAATATTATATAAGCTCATTTTCCCCCGAAAATATGACTCAAATCGGAATTACCCTGAAAGACCTCGGACTTGAGATGACGCCCAAAGGAGCTCTGCTCTTCGGGATTTCACTGTTCCTAAGCATAGTCTTCGCCTTAAGCTTGGCAATGCTCATTTCAGTGTTTGCAGAGGACATAAGGAGTGCAGGAACAATGGTCAGCATGATTATGATGCCTCTCCTCTTCCCAATCTGGATTTTGATGTTCAAAGATGTCTCAACCCTTCCACCAGCCGTTAAATACTTCCTTTATGCAATTCCATTCAGCCACCCAGTAATAGCTTCAAGAGCCGTTCTTTTGAAGCAGTACGGAATAGTTTACGCTGGAATAGCTTATCTTCTATTCATCAGCGGAGCAATGCTCTACATAACTGCAAAATTCTTCTCAACGGAAAAAGTGCTTACGGCAAAGCTGAAGTGGGGGAAGAGGCGTGGAGCTGAGAAGTGA
- a CDS encoding RNA-binding domain-containing protein, translating into MFEEVEVEAYVYPTEDIEKVKKAMLNLIPGLEFEAFDKGDYIILVGKTKNKKALQRLYELFRGQAILDTARAFLEDGYFGEEIIIKVHKQVAYAGKVNFNEESPLGPITITIRTKDPQRLMKWLAPRTKDGVPIE; encoded by the coding sequence ATGTTTGAAGAAGTTGAAGTTGAAGCTTATGTTTATCCCACTGAGGACATTGAGAAAGTAAAGAAGGCTATGTTGAATTTAATCCCCGGTTTGGAGTTTGAAGCGTTTGATAAGGGGGACTACATAATTTTAGTTGGGAAAACAAAGAACAAAAAAGCTTTACAAAGGTTGTATGAGCTTTTTAGAGGACAGGCTATTCTTGACACAGCGAGAGCTTTTCTTGAGGACGGCTACTTTGGTGAGGAAATTATAATCAAAGTCCACAAGCAGGTAGCTTATGCTGGAAAGGTGAACTTCAACGAGGAGTCCCCTCTGGGGCCAATAACAATTACAATAAGGACTAAAGACCCCCAAAGGCTTATGAAATGGCTCGCTCCGAGGACAAAAGATGGAGTTCCGATAGAGTAA